In Arthrobacter citreus, a genomic segment contains:
- a CDS encoding response regulator transcription factor has translation MRLLIAEDDALLRAGLELLLRGEGFDVVGSWDNADDLLAAFEPGIADGAVLDVRMPPTFTNEGLKAALELRARVPDFPVLVLSAYVEDRYASRLLASGAQGVGYLLKERVGNVGEFVDGLRRVSSGGTVMDPEVIAQLFSRRSNRDPIRSLTPREFEVLGLVAEGLGNTAIASAISVSETAVSKHIGNIFAKLGLAQSDSGHRRVLATLAYLRS, from the coding sequence ATGCGCCTTCTGATTGCCGAGGATGATGCGCTGCTGCGGGCCGGACTGGAGTTGCTGCTGCGGGGAGAGGGTTTTGACGTGGTGGGCTCGTGGGACAACGCCGATGACCTGTTGGCGGCCTTTGAACCAGGAATCGCCGACGGCGCCGTCCTTGATGTGCGGATGCCGCCCACCTTCACGAATGAAGGGTTAAAGGCGGCCCTGGAACTGCGCGCACGGGTCCCCGATTTTCCCGTCCTTGTCCTGTCCGCCTATGTCGAGGACCGTTACGCCAGCAGGCTGCTGGCCTCCGGTGCGCAGGGCGTGGGCTACCTGCTCAAGGAACGCGTGGGCAACGTCGGGGAATTTGTTGACGGGCTGCGCCGCGTGTCCTCCGGCGGAACGGTCATGGATCCCGAGGTCATCGCCCAGCTGTTCAGCCGGCGCAGCAACCGGGACCCCATCAGGTCCCTGACTCCCCGGGAGTTCGAAGTTCTGGGGCTTGTTGCAGAGGGGCTCGGCAATACGGCCATCGCTTCGGCCATTTCCGTTTCGGAAACTGCTGTCAGCAAACACATCGGCAATATCTTTGCGAAGCTGGGGCTGGCCCAGTCGGACAGCGGCCACCGGCGGGTGCTCGCCACCCTGGCGTACCTGCGGTCCTAG
- a CDS encoding ABC transporter ATP-binding protein, whose translation MFSDPSEFTDPTTPAALQLQGVSKSYRSGSTTVPALRDISLAVPAGTFTAVMGPSGSGKSTLLQCAAGLDVPDSGRVLLGSTEISGMRSKALTRLRRDHVGFVFQSYNLLPQLSVARNVTLPLLLAGRGTDDAWLEYVLEAVGLAGLGERKPQELSGGQQQRAAIARALITRPDAVFADEPTGALDSGTARQVLNLLRHTVSVLGQTVVMVTHDPVAAGHADTVIFLADGRLDGSMTGATALDVSERMANLGEH comes from the coding sequence ATGTTTTCCGATCCCTCTGAATTCACCGATCCCACAACTCCGGCCGCCCTGCAGCTGCAGGGCGTCTCCAAGAGCTACCGCTCCGGCAGCACCACGGTGCCGGCCCTCCGCGACATTTCCCTCGCCGTTCCAGCCGGAACGTTCACCGCCGTCATGGGCCCCTCCGGCTCGGGCAAGAGCACACTGCTGCAGTGCGCCGCCGGGCTCGATGTCCCGGACAGCGGCCGGGTGCTGCTGGGAAGCACCGAGATCTCCGGAATGCGCAGCAAAGCGCTGACCCGCCTGCGCCGGGACCATGTCGGTTTTGTCTTCCAGTCCTACAACCTGCTGCCGCAGCTGTCGGTGGCCCGGAACGTCACCCTGCCGCTGCTGCTCGCCGGGCGGGGGACCGACGACGCATGGCTCGAGTACGTGCTGGAGGCCGTGGGGCTGGCCGGGCTGGGGGAGCGGAAGCCGCAGGAGCTTTCCGGCGGCCAGCAGCAGCGCGCGGCCATTGCCCGTGCCCTGATCACCCGGCCCGACGCCGTCTTCGCAGATGAACCCACCGGCGCCCTCGACTCCGGCACCGCCCGCCAGGTGCTGAACCTGCTCCGGCACACCGTTTCGGTCCTGGGCCAAACGGTTGTCATGGTCACCCACGATCCCGTGGCCGCCGGCCACGCGGACACCGTCATTTTCCTTGCTGACGGACGGCTCGATGGCAGCATGACCGGAGCCACCGCCCTCGATGTCAGCGAACGCATGGCCAACCTTGGGGAGCACTGA
- a CDS encoding ABC transporter permease → MFSLAKASIRYHRGGFAGVFVAVFLCAALITAMGVLIESGMRGGIAAQRFQGADVVVGAPQSHPVVEDMDAPFAERVLLSEGTMAEIDAVPGVEKAVGTVEIPLATAEGSAVSAAGWDAAALAPYALSSGNAPLKQDEVAVDDSFNVDPGSTIILSHGGEPSGYTVSGIVSPEQGAETRTAEPAVFLSAEGAAALWPHGDMVATVGVIAEPGVRPQQLAADIESQVGGVVGYTGDRRGDVENLGGSAARSTLLVFSSSLAGVAVMTAVFVTAGTLSLSIMGRRREFAMLRAVGAGANQALGLVVREVLLVSGAAAVLGAVPGFLLAGFLGGQFAAAGVIPENFRLAFSPLPALAAVLISIGAAVGAALVAARGTVRAAPTTALRESVTEKSQLGRGRVITGLALLASGLIASLMPVAFPGTAGLAAAASSILLLIIGAGVLGPWLVTGLMKLMQPLVRRSSSASLILAEANATAFPRRLASGIIPLALAIALGSVQFFMPTTVAAEADRQSRDGVVAGYLVSAPGSGVSADLADQVADLPGVEATSPVARSAILAKAAFMGMEDGVQPYAIQGLAPQDLSGTLDLGVNEGSLDRLADPETVALSADLARETGTELGEDFSFYYGDGTEATAVVVATYERGLGFGDVAVSNDTLRSHTTTGLNDYLLVTAAPDTDPEAITAGVSDLGLTVLDRDDLGAAGAAERNADSWVSVLAMLVLLGYLGISVVNTLVMATARRRPELLLLRTLGASDAQLRRMTRLESGVAAVAAVVLGTALAVPPLMGIAFSVSGQPVPTIQPVAYLLLAGTTALLALGSVAVATKAALRPAPAG, encoded by the coding sequence ATGTTTTCTCTTGCCAAAGCATCAATCCGATACCACCGCGGCGGCTTCGCCGGAGTGTTCGTCGCCGTCTTCCTGTGCGCAGCACTGATCACCGCCATGGGTGTCCTGATTGAATCCGGAATGCGCGGCGGCATCGCCGCCCAGCGGTTCCAGGGCGCCGACGTCGTTGTGGGCGCCCCGCAGTCGCATCCCGTTGTGGAAGACATGGATGCGCCCTTCGCCGAGCGCGTCCTGCTTTCCGAAGGAACGATGGCGGAGATTGACGCCGTACCCGGCGTTGAAAAAGCCGTGGGAACCGTCGAGATTCCCCTGGCCACGGCGGAAGGCTCCGCAGTGTCCGCAGCGGGGTGGGATGCCGCCGCCCTCGCCCCTTATGCGCTCAGCTCAGGGAACGCTCCCCTTAAGCAGGATGAGGTGGCGGTGGACGACTCCTTCAACGTGGACCCGGGCAGCACAATCATCCTGAGCCACGGCGGTGAGCCGTCCGGGTACACCGTGTCCGGCATCGTGTCTCCGGAACAGGGTGCGGAAACCCGCACCGCGGAACCGGCCGTTTTCCTCAGCGCCGAAGGTGCGGCAGCGCTGTGGCCGCACGGTGACATGGTGGCCACGGTGGGAGTCATCGCCGAACCCGGCGTCCGGCCGCAACAGCTCGCTGCGGATATCGAGTCTCAGGTCGGCGGTGTGGTGGGCTACACGGGGGACCGGCGCGGGGATGTGGAAAACCTCGGCGGTTCCGCCGCCCGGTCCACCCTGCTGGTCTTCAGCAGTTCCCTTGCGGGTGTGGCCGTGATGACAGCGGTGTTTGTGACCGCCGGAACCCTGTCCCTGTCCATCATGGGACGCCGCAGGGAGTTCGCGATGCTCCGGGCAGTGGGGGCAGGCGCCAACCAGGCACTGGGCCTGGTGGTCCGCGAAGTGCTGCTGGTCTCCGGGGCGGCTGCAGTGCTGGGGGCGGTACCCGGGTTTCTGCTCGCCGGTTTCCTGGGCGGCCAGTTCGCCGCGGCGGGCGTAATTCCGGAGAACTTCCGCCTGGCCTTCAGTCCTCTGCCGGCGCTCGCGGCCGTGCTGATCAGTATTGGCGCCGCGGTGGGCGCAGCACTTGTTGCCGCCCGCGGAACAGTTCGGGCGGCTCCAACAACTGCCCTTCGTGAATCAGTGACGGAAAAATCCCAGCTTGGCCGCGGACGGGTCATTACGGGACTGGCTCTGCTGGCATCCGGCCTCATCGCTTCCCTGATGCCGGTGGCCTTCCCGGGCACCGCCGGGCTCGCAGCGGCGGCGTCCAGCATCCTGCTGCTGATCATCGGTGCCGGCGTCCTGGGCCCGTGGCTGGTGACGGGACTGATGAAACTGATGCAGCCGCTGGTCCGCCGCAGCTCATCGGCGTCCCTGATCCTGGCGGAGGCCAATGCCACCGCTTTCCCGCGCCGCCTGGCCTCGGGGATCATTCCGCTGGCGCTGGCCATCGCGCTGGGGTCGGTACAGTTCTTCATGCCCACCACAGTGGCGGCCGAAGCTGACCGGCAGTCCCGCGACGGAGTGGTGGCCGGGTACCTGGTCAGTGCTCCGGGATCCGGGGTTTCCGCTGATCTCGCGGACCAGGTGGCCGACCTGCCCGGAGTGGAAGCCACCTCACCGGTGGCCCGGTCCGCGATCCTCGCGAAGGCCGCCTTCATGGGTATGGAGGACGGCGTGCAGCCCTACGCCATCCAGGGGCTGGCCCCGCAGGATCTGTCCGGGACGCTGGACCTCGGGGTAAATGAGGGTTCCCTGGACCGGCTGGCCGACCCCGAAACAGTGGCCCTGAGCGCTGATCTGGCCCGGGAAACCGGCACTGAGCTGGGGGAGGACTTCTCCTTTTACTACGGTGACGGAACCGAGGCGACCGCCGTCGTCGTCGCCACCTATGAGCGGGGGCTGGGATTCGGTGACGTCGCGGTGTCCAACGACACCCTGCGCAGCCACACCACCACGGGCCTGAATGACTATCTGCTGGTGACGGCGGCGCCGGACACGGATCCGGAGGCCATAACCGCTGGGGTGAGCGATCTGGGCCTGACGGTCCTGGACCGGGATGATCTCGGAGCCGCCGGAGCAGCGGAACGGAATGCGGACTCCTGGGTCTCCGTCCTCGCCATGCTGGTCCTGCTGGGGTACCTCGGGATTTCAGTGGTCAACACCCTGGTGATGGCAACGGCCCGACGGCGGCCCGAGCTGCTGCTGCTGCGCACCCTGGGAGCGTCTGACGCACAGCTCCGGCGGATGACAAGGCTTGAGTCGGGCGTGGCGGCGGTGGCCGCCGTCGTGCTGGGAACAGCCCTGGCGGTGCCGCCGCTGATGGGGATCGCCTTCAGCGTCTCCGGGCAGCCGGTGCCCACAATTCAGCCGGTGGCTTATCTGTTGCTCGCCGGCACGACGGCGCTCTTGGCCCTGGGATCCGTGGCGGTGGCCACAAAAGCCGCACTGCGCCCGGCCCCGGCCGGGTGA
- a CDS encoding Lsr2 family protein, with product MVQNYMNKEQDHVAQKKQVLLIDDLSGDDAQETVKFALDGAQYEIDLTTEHAAELREKLSPYLSSGRRLRGGAANRGARRETAPRSDDSRKIREWAIANGFKPSARGRISQEIREAYSAAQ from the coding sequence GTGGTCCAGAATTATATGAATAAGGAACAAGACCACGTGGCTCAGAAAAAACAAGTTCTACTGATTGATGACCTCTCCGGTGACGATGCGCAGGAAACTGTGAAGTTCGCACTGGACGGCGCCCAATACGAAATCGACCTGACAACGGAGCATGCTGCTGAACTCCGCGAGAAGCTGAGCCCGTATCTTTCCAGCGGGCGTCGCCTGCGGGGCGGAGCTGCCAACCGGGGTGCCAGGCGTGAAACCGCGCCGCGCAGCGATGACAGCCGGAAGATCCGTGAATGGGCGATTGCCAATGGCTTTAAGCCGAGCGCCCGCGGTCGGATCAGCCAGGAAATCCGGGAGGCGTACAGCGCCGCTCAATAA
- a CDS encoding sensor histidine kinase translates to MILPSRASLQTRLRDAAFLLREGGYWLGTLGVLIAGVVLLPFIALGVGLYAVPGLLEALDRLAAGAQDRAAKFSSAVIPFDRRRLTGRYSFAQLAALLSAPESKRDFSWLLFHGAFAFLAGALAVALPLGAVLYIVAAPFWPLFPPEAPLELTVTIHSWGEAVLTMLLGAVYGAAAWLLLPWMARRISQGTLAILSPRRYADLSQRISELSAARASALAAHAAELRRIERELHDGAQNRLVGVVMMLGLAQRAAETDPAAAVPFIGRAQDAASEALAGLRAAVHDIYPPVLDELGLGGAASALTSRSPIPCTLTVDGLQRAPAAVESAAYFVLAEALTNAAKHSDAARIDVVLQTESTPREDVLVIQVNDDGRGGARVGAAETTNGSGTGLSGIARRAAAFGGRLVLTSPVGGPTTVRVELPCAF, encoded by the coding sequence GTGATACTCCCCAGCCGTGCCAGCCTGCAGACCCGTCTCCGGGATGCGGCCTTCCTCCTGCGCGAGGGCGGATACTGGCTGGGGACGTTGGGAGTGCTGATCGCCGGTGTGGTGCTGCTCCCATTCATCGCCCTGGGTGTGGGGCTTTACGCGGTTCCGGGACTGCTGGAAGCCCTGGACCGGCTCGCCGCCGGGGCACAGGACCGGGCGGCCAAATTCTCGTCCGCCGTGATCCCCTTTGACCGCCGCCGTTTAACCGGCCGCTACTCCTTCGCCCAGCTGGCGGCTCTGCTGAGTGCTCCGGAGTCCAAACGCGACTTCTCCTGGCTTCTGTTCCACGGCGCCTTTGCCTTCCTGGCGGGCGCACTCGCCGTGGCGCTGCCCCTGGGCGCGGTGCTGTACATAGTGGCTGCCCCGTTCTGGCCCCTGTTCCCGCCGGAGGCTCCGCTGGAGCTGACAGTAACCATCCACAGTTGGGGGGAAGCCGTCCTCACCATGCTGCTGGGCGCGGTTTACGGGGCTGCCGCATGGCTTCTTCTTCCGTGGATGGCCCGGCGGATCAGCCAAGGCACGCTGGCCATCCTCTCTCCCCGCCGCTATGCCGATCTGTCCCAGCGGATTTCGGAGCTTTCGGCGGCCCGTGCCAGCGCCCTCGCCGCCCACGCGGCGGAGCTGCGCCGCATTGAGCGGGAACTGCACGACGGCGCGCAGAACCGGCTGGTCGGCGTCGTCATGATGCTCGGACTCGCCCAGCGTGCTGCCGAGACCGATCCGGCCGCCGCCGTGCCCTTTATCGGCCGGGCCCAGGACGCGGCCTCCGAAGCACTAGCCGGCCTGCGGGCCGCCGTGCACGACATCTATCCGCCGGTCCTGGACGAACTGGGACTGGGCGGTGCGGCCTCGGCGCTGACCAGCCGGTCCCCCATACCCTGCACGCTGACCGTTGACGGGCTTCAGCGAGCACCCGCGGCCGTGGAATCGGCCGCCTACTTTGTCCTGGCCGAGGCGCTGACCAACGCGGCCAAGCACTCCGATGCGGCACGGATAGACGTGGTCCTGCAGACCGAATCAACCCCTCGGGAGGATGTCCTGGTGATACAGGTGAACGACGACGGCCGCGGAGGTGCGCGGGTGGGCGCTGCGGAGACAACAAACGGTTCGGGAACCGGTCTGTCCGGCATCGCCCGGCGTGCCGCTGCCTTTGGCGGCAGGCTGGTGCTGACCAGTCCGGTTGGCGGACCGACGACGGTAAGGGTGGAACTGCCATGCGCCTTCTGA
- a CDS encoding cobalamin-independent methionine synthase II family protein: MTPVHIPTSHAGSLPRTPELIAANAARTYAGDGFTLERTPEFEALLSAAVVDLVQRQKNLGITIPGDGEYGKAMSNAVDYGAWWTYSFQRTFGLELTEFNPITADPVRSEPGRIRLTSFADRRDWTRFAAAYADPESGIQLGRNATAFPTATGPISYSGHGALAADIANLKAGLAAADLPTGFITALSPGSASRIGNEYYASEEEFIWAWADVLREEYKAIVDAGLTVQIDDPSVAENWDQINPEPSVGDYQRFTQIRIEALNHALRGLPEEQVRFHVCWGSWHGPHTTDIAFADIVDLVLGVNAGSYSFEAANVRHEHEWTIWQDKQLPDGKVLVPGVVSHATNVVEHPELVAQRIERFASLVGPESVAAGTDCGLGGRLHPDIAVAKLEALGRGAEIAADRLSRRVSATS, encoded by the coding sequence ATGACGCCTGTTCACATTCCCACCAGCCACGCAGGATCGCTGCCGCGCACCCCGGAGCTGATAGCTGCCAACGCCGCTCGCACGTATGCCGGTGACGGTTTCACGCTCGAACGCACGCCGGAGTTTGAGGCATTGTTGTCCGCTGCGGTTGTCGACCTGGTGCAGCGCCAGAAGAATCTCGGCATAACCATCCCCGGCGACGGGGAATACGGTAAGGCCATGTCCAATGCCGTGGACTACGGAGCATGGTGGACGTACAGTTTCCAGCGCACTTTCGGCCTGGAACTCACGGAATTCAATCCCATCACCGCAGACCCGGTTCGCAGCGAACCAGGCCGTATTCGATTGACGTCTTTTGCGGACAGGCGGGACTGGACCCGATTTGCCGCCGCTTATGCCGATCCGGAAAGCGGCATTCAGCTCGGCCGGAACGCCACTGCTTTTCCAACAGCCACCGGCCCCATCAGCTACAGCGGGCATGGAGCGCTAGCCGCGGATATAGCCAACCTCAAAGCGGGTTTGGCTGCCGCAGATCTTCCCACCGGGTTTATTACCGCGTTGTCACCGGGATCAGCCAGCAGAATCGGGAACGAGTACTACGCAAGCGAAGAGGAGTTCATCTGGGCCTGGGCCGATGTCCTGCGGGAAGAATACAAAGCAATCGTTGATGCGGGGCTGACAGTTCAAATTGATGACCCGTCCGTGGCGGAGAACTGGGACCAGATCAACCCCGAGCCAAGCGTGGGGGACTATCAGCGGTTTACCCAAATTCGAATCGAGGCGCTGAACCACGCCCTGCGCGGGCTGCCGGAAGAGCAGGTGCGCTTTCACGTCTGCTGGGGATCCTGGCATGGTCCGCACACCACGGACATTGCGTTTGCTGACATCGTGGACCTGGTGCTTGGAGTGAACGCGGGCTCCTATTCCTTTGAAGCCGCAAACGTCCGCCACGAGCATGAGTGGACCATCTGGCAGGACAAGCAGCTTCCGGACGGCAAGGTCCTTGTTCCGGGGGTGGTGTCCCACGCCACCAACGTGGTGGAGCATCCGGAACTGGTGGCCCAGCGGATAGAGCGTTTCGCCTCGCTGGTTGGGCCGGAGAGCGTCGCCGCCGGCACTGACTGCGGGCTGGGCGGCCGGCTCCATCCGGACATCGCCGTCGCCAAGCTTGAGGCCCTGGGGCGCGGTGCCGAAATTGCTGCGGACCGACTCTCGCGGCGGGTCTCCGCCACCTCTTGA
- a CDS encoding TetR family transcriptional regulator, translated as MTETAQRLLSSATAAFAAKGFHGTTTRDIATGAGVTPGAVYVHHRSKEDLLYCISKNGHERTLELVRASGTGANPAEQMKALVRSLAEWQAANHTSSRVVNFELAALSEEHLAEVRAMRRQVEDEFRKIVDDGVARRIFDVPDSNLAVVTVVSLCIDVARWYRADGRLTAAEIGEHHSNMALRILGTGPGADA; from the coding sequence ATGACTGAGACTGCACAGCGACTGCTTTCTTCCGCCACTGCAGCCTTTGCGGCCAAGGGATTCCATGGCACCACTACGCGGGACATTGCCACCGGCGCGGGCGTGACCCCGGGCGCCGTCTACGTTCATCACCGCTCCAAGGAAGACCTGCTGTACTGCATTTCAAAAAATGGCCATGAGCGGACGCTGGAACTGGTTCGAGCCAGCGGCACAGGAGCCAATCCTGCGGAGCAGATGAAGGCACTGGTGCGCAGCTTGGCAGAGTGGCAGGCCGCCAACCATACAAGCTCACGGGTGGTGAACTTCGAACTGGCCGCGCTGAGCGAAGAACACCTGGCGGAGGTGCGAGCCATGCGCCGCCAAGTGGAGGACGAATTCCGAAAGATTGTCGACGACGGGGTGGCCCGGCGAATTTTCGATGTGCCGGATTCGAACCTGGCTGTTGTCACCGTGGTGTCGCTGTGCATCGATGTTGCCCGCTGGTACCGGGCCGACGGTCGGCTGACGGCAGCGGAAATCGGGGAGCATCACAGCAACATGGCCCTGCGGATACTGGGAACTGGCCCCGGCGCAGACGCCTGA
- a CDS encoding MDR family MFS transporter has product MADRARPDTRLHHREQDFSLLSIDPPSAVSSKPPRGARVPSPDALDPRTKTVIGLLLVSSFVVILNETIMSVALPRLMADLNITAGTAQWLTTGFMLTMAVVIPATGFLLQRFSMRGLFMTAMSLFSAGTLLAAMAPGFGTLLAGRIIQAGGTAIMLPLLMTTVLNAVPAHRRGRMMGTISIVIAVAPAIGPTVSGIILSVLDWRWMFWLVLPIAVLSLAVGAVKVQNLTEPKSVPFDVLSIVLSTVAFGGLIFGLSSIGEAASGKALMPLWIPLTAGAVAMGGFIWRQLVLQRNDRALMDLRTFTSKPFVVAIVLVLVSMMALFGCLIVLPLYLQTVLGLTTLNTGLLLLPGGAVMAILSPIVGGLFDKFGPRPLVIPGAVVLSAALWGMTTLDQDSPVAVVIVLHCLLNTGLGFIFTPLFTSALGSLHKSLYSHGSAIINTLQQLAGAAGTAVFITLMTTGTAAAVSDGMAAVPAAAAGVHTAFFWGAVISLAAVAASFLVRRPANELPEGIAIH; this is encoded by the coding sequence ATGGCAGACCGGGCAAGACCCGACACCCGTCTACACCATCGTGAACAGGATTTCTCTCTTTTGAGCATCGACCCCCCTTCCGCAGTCTCCTCCAAACCGCCTCGAGGCGCCCGGGTTCCGTCACCGGATGCCCTGGACCCGCGCACCAAAACCGTGATCGGGCTCCTGCTGGTCTCGTCCTTCGTCGTGATCCTGAATGAAACCATCATGAGCGTGGCGCTGCCGCGGCTCATGGCGGACCTGAACATCACCGCCGGAACAGCCCAGTGGCTCACCACCGGCTTCATGCTCACCATGGCCGTGGTCATCCCGGCCACCGGTTTCCTGCTGCAGCGCTTCTCCATGCGCGGTCTGTTCATGACGGCAATGTCGCTGTTCAGCGCCGGCACCCTGCTCGCCGCGATGGCACCGGGGTTCGGCACTCTGCTGGCCGGACGGATCATCCAGGCCGGTGGTACCGCCATCATGCTGCCGCTGCTGATGACCACCGTCCTGAACGCTGTCCCCGCGCACCGCCGCGGACGCATGATGGGCACCATCTCGATTGTTATTGCCGTGGCTCCGGCCATTGGCCCCACCGTTTCCGGCATCATCCTCAGCGTCCTGGACTGGCGCTGGATGTTCTGGCTGGTCCTGCCGATCGCCGTGCTGTCCCTGGCGGTGGGAGCGGTGAAGGTCCAGAACCTGACCGAGCCCAAGAGTGTTCCGTTCGATGTGCTGTCCATTGTGCTGTCCACCGTTGCCTTCGGCGGACTGATCTTCGGACTCAGCAGCATCGGCGAAGCCGCCTCCGGCAAGGCCCTGATGCCGCTGTGGATTCCCCTGACCGCCGGGGCGGTGGCGATGGGCGGGTTCATCTGGCGCCAGCTGGTGCTCCAGCGCAACGACCGGGCACTGATGGATCTGCGGACCTTTACCAGCAAACCGTTTGTCGTCGCCATTGTCCTGGTCCTGGTCAGCATGATGGCGCTGTTTGGATGCCTCATTGTCCTGCCCCTGTACCTGCAGACAGTCCTCGGGCTGACCACACTGAACACCGGACTGCTGCTGTTGCCCGGCGGTGCCGTGATGGCGATTCTTTCACCCATCGTGGGCGGGTTGTTCGATAAGTTCGGTCCGCGCCCGCTGGTTATTCCCGGTGCCGTGGTCCTCAGCGCTGCACTGTGGGGCATGACCACCCTGGACCAGGACAGTCCTGTTGCCGTCGTGATCGTGCTTCACTGCCTCCTGAACACCGGGCTCGGGTTTATCTTCACGCCGCTGTTCACCTCTGCCCTGGGATCCCTGCACAAGTCGCTTTATTCCCATGGCAGCGCCATCATCAATACTTTGCAGCAGCTGGCCGGAGCCGCCGGCACCGCGGTATTCATCACCCTGATGACAACCGGCACCGCCGCGGCCGTAAGCGACGGCATGGCAGCAGTGCCGGCCGCGGCCGCCGGCGTCCACACCGCATTCTTCTGGGGTGCGGTTATCTCGCTGGCAGCGGTGGCGGCATCATTCCTGGTGCGCCGGCCTGCTAATGAACTGCCGGAGGGCATAGCCATCCACTAG
- a CDS encoding acyl-CoA dehydrogenase family protein: protein MTTTETVPAPFDPTAVSNQAVFDPTAVQDVDSDLYLLDNLLDEQAKDVQKRVREFVDKDLLPVINDYWERAEVPYELVPKLAALNIAGGTIQGYGCPGLSRMSASIAAAELARGDGSINTFFGVHSGLAMGSIDMLGSDQQKQRWLPAMARFEKIGAFALTEPGHGSDSVSLETSARRDGDSYVLNGSKRWIGNASFADVVIIFARDEADNAVKGFVMEKDADGNHPDGYNATVITGKMGKRAVLQPNIVIENLRIPVENRLEHCDSFKDVNKVLAATRGGVAWEALGHAVASYEIAVAYAKTRVQFGKEIGRFQLVQNKLANMLAQLTAIKLTCFRLNELADEGAMTSPMASMAKMFAARQGRWICSEARDIMGGNGLLLENHVARHLTDMEVVFTYEGTDTMQSLILGRHITGFSAFA, encoded by the coding sequence ATGACGACCACCGAGACCGTCCCTGCCCCTTTTGATCCGACCGCAGTTTCTAATCAAGCAGTCTTTGATCCAACAGCAGTGCAGGACGTTGACAGCGATCTGTATCTTTTGGACAACCTGCTCGACGAGCAGGCGAAGGATGTCCAGAAACGGGTCCGTGAATTCGTGGACAAGGATCTGCTGCCGGTCATCAACGACTACTGGGAGCGGGCGGAGGTTCCGTACGAACTGGTGCCCAAGCTCGCGGCCCTGAACATAGCCGGCGGCACCATCCAGGGGTACGGCTGCCCGGGGCTTAGCCGGATGTCGGCCTCCATTGCGGCGGCTGAGCTGGCACGCGGTGACGGTTCCATCAACACGTTTTTCGGCGTGCACTCCGGCCTGGCGATGGGGAGCATCGACATGCTCGGAAGTGATCAGCAGAAACAGCGCTGGCTGCCGGCCATGGCCCGGTTCGAAAAAATTGGGGCCTTCGCCCTGACCGAACCGGGCCATGGGTCTGACTCCGTCTCCCTGGAAACGTCAGCCCGCCGTGACGGAGATTCATACGTCCTGAACGGCAGCAAGCGCTGGATCGGCAACGCCAGCTTCGCCGACGTCGTCATCATCTTTGCCCGGGATGAAGCCGACAACGCGGTGAAGGGGTTTGTGATGGAAAAGGACGCTGACGGCAATCACCCGGACGGTTACAACGCGACGGTCATTACCGGAAAGATGGGCAAGCGTGCGGTCCTGCAGCCCAATATCGTGATCGAAAATCTGCGGATTCCGGTCGAGAACCGGCTGGAGCACTGCGATTCCTTCAAGGACGTTAACAAGGTCCTGGCGGCAACCCGCGGGGGAGTGGCGTGGGAAGCGCTCGGCCATGCTGTCGCGTCCTACGAAATTGCCGTGGCGTATGCCAAGACCCGCGTCCAGTTCGGCAAGGAGATTGGCCGGTTCCAGCTCGTGCAGAACAAGCTGGCCAATATGCTGGCCCAGCTCACTGCGATCAAGCTGACCTGCTTCCGACTGAACGAACTGGCCGATGAAGGTGCCATGACCAGTCCGATGGCCTCCATGGCCAAGATGTTCGCCGCCCGCCAGGGGCGCTGGATCTGCTCGGAAGCCCGCGACATCATGGGCGGCAACGGCCTGCTCCTGGAGAACCACGTGGCCCGGCATCTGACGGACATGGAAGTGGTGTTCACCTATGAGGGGACCGACACCATGCAGTCCCTGATCCTGGGCCGGCACATCACGGGGTTCTCCGCCTTCGCCTAG
- a CDS encoding SGNH/GDSL hydrolase family protein → MQPSHVVLLGDSILDNGAYVGGGPDVAAQLRGELPDDWTTTLLAEDGAVTADVVRQLRKLPPTADRLVISVGGNDALGYSGLLSEEAGTVSGALAKLAAAQDSFSAGYSAMAAAVGGLGLPASVCTIYDTPASAPNQRIIRTALAVFNDSITRAAFAAGFSVIDLRVVCDDDGDYANTIEPSVQGGGKIARAVAASLLRGQP, encoded by the coding sequence ATGCAACCGTCCCATGTGGTCCTGCTGGGTGACTCCATCCTGGACAACGGCGCCTATGTTGGCGGTGGACCCGACGTGGCAGCTCAGCTGCGCGGGGAGCTGCCCGATGACTGGACCACCACCCTGCTTGCCGAGGACGGAGCGGTGACGGCCGACGTCGTCCGCCAGTTGCGTAAGCTGCCGCCAACCGCTGATCGGCTGGTGATCAGCGTGGGAGGAAACGATGCCCTCGGATACTCGGGACTGCTGTCCGAGGAAGCGGGAACAGTGTCCGGTGCCCTGGCCAAGCTGGCTGCGGCGCAGGATTCCTTTAGCGCCGGGTACTCAGCCATGGCGGCAGCAGTGGGCGGGCTGGGGCTGCCGGCGTCGGTTTGCACCATCTATGACACCCCGGCCTCGGCTCCGAACCAGCGGATTATTCGCACCGCACTTGCCGTGTTCAACGACAGCATCACCCGGGCGGCCTTCGCCGCAGGCTTTTCGGTGATAGACCTGCGGGTGGTGTGCGACGACGACGGCGACTACGCCAACACCATCGAACCGTCGGTCCAGGGCGGGGGAAAAATAGCCCGGGCCGTGGCAGCCTCACTGCTGCGGGGCCAGCCGTGA